Proteins encoded in a region of the Nicotiana tomentosiformis chromosome 9, ASM39032v3, whole genome shotgun sequence genome:
- the LOC104118114 gene encoding uncharacterized protein, translating to MAAVGQPFSGNIKKALAGIRRINLEGLRWRVFDAKGQVLGRLASQISTVVQGKDKPTYTPNREEGDMCIVLNAKDVCVTGRKLTDKFYRWHTGYIGHLKERSLKDQMAKDPTEVIRKAVLRMLPRNKLRDDRDRKLRIFAGDEHPFSDRPLEPYVMPPRQVRELRPRTRRAMIRAQKKAEQQQQGTNNTSKRKKNKEVEEAAVKA from the exons ATGGCAGCCGTGGGACAGCCTTTTAGTGGCAATATTAAG AAAGCTCTTGCTGGTATAAGACGTATCAATCTGGAAGGTCTACGATGGAGAGTGTTTGATGCCAAAGGCCAG GTCCTGGGAAGGCTGGCATCACAGATATCTACCGTGGTTCAAGGCAAAGATAAACCGACGTACACACCTAACCGTGAGGAAGGAGATATGTGCATTGTGCTCAATGCAAAGGATGTCTGTGTCACCGGGAGAAAACTCACTGATAAGTTCTATAGGTGGCACactgg TTACATAGGCCACCTAAAAGAGAGGAGTCTGAAAGACCAGATGGCTAAGGATCCAACAGAAGTTATTCGCAAAGCTGTCCTGCGTATGTTACCAAGAAATAAGCTGCGTGAT GATAGAGACCGGAAATTGAGGATTTTTGCTGGCGATGAGCACCCTTTTAGTGACAGACCTCTAGAGCCGTATGTGATGCCTCCTAGACAAGTTCGGGAGCTGCGCCCTCGTACAAGGAGAGCCATGATTCGAGCTCAAAAGAAGGCTGAGCAGCAGCAACAGGGTACAAACAACAcaagtaaaagaaaaaagaacaagGAGGTGGAAGAAGCAGCAGTAAAAGCATGA